The following proteins come from a genomic window of Acinonyx jubatus isolate Ajub_Pintada_27869175 chromosome C1, VMU_Ajub_asm_v1.0, whole genome shotgun sequence:
- the LOC106970168 gene encoding LOW QUALITY PROTEIN: olfactory receptor 2A12-like (The sequence of the model RefSeq protein was modified relative to this genomic sequence to represent the inferred CDS: inserted 1 base in 1 codon) has protein sequence MMQETNQSFVAEFILLGFSFNPSTTPLLFSAFLITYLLIILGNGLITILICLDSHLHTPMYFFIGILSILDVGYTTTTVPQMLAHLASQKKTISFASCVAQMYIFLVLGIMESWLFAIMSIDRYVAICHPLRYKVIMSPWLCGVMVIFCGLWGVISALVYTVFAMHLPYCGSNKINHFFCEVPAVLKLACADTSVNDRVDFILGFTVILVPLSLILVIYVNIFIAILRIRSAQGRLKAFSTCASHITVVTMFCVPAMVMYMKPGSEAFLEEDKKLALFYNVISAFLNPIIYSLRNKDIQRAFLKVTSWGRAFQGRXSWGTEKQDS, from the exons ATGATGCAGGAGACTAACCAGTCCTTTGTGGCTGAATTCATCCTTCTGGGCTTCTCCTTCAACCCCAGCACCACTCCTCTGCTCTTCTCAGCCTTCCTGATCACCTACCTGCTGATTATTCTGGGAAATGGCTTAATCACCATCCTCATCTGCCTGGATTCACACCTCCACACACCCATGTACTTCTTTATTGGCATCCTTTCCATATTGGATGTGGGCTATACCACTACAACTGTGCCTCAGATGTTGGCACATCTAGCCAGCCAGAAGAAGACCATCTCTtttgccagctgtgtggcccAAATGTACATTTTCTTGGTGCTAGGCATCATGGAGTCGTGGCTCTTTGCCATCATGTCTATAGACAGGTACGTGGCCATTTGCCACCCACTCAGGTACAAGGTCATCATGAGCCCATGGTTATGTGGAGTAATGGTCATTTTCTGTGGACTCTGGGGTGTCATTTCTGCTCTTGTCTACACTGTTTTTGCCATGCATCTGCCATACTGTGGCTCCAACAAGATCAACCACTTCTTCTGTGAAGTTCCTGCAGTCTTAAAGCTGGCTTGTGCAGATACCTCAGTCAATGACCGAGTAGACTTCATTCTTGGCTTTACTGTCATCCTGGTCCCACTCTCCCTCATTCTTGTCATTTATGTCAACATCTTCATTGCCATCTTGAGGATCCGTTCAGCCCAGGGGCGACTGAAGGCCTTCTCCACTTGTGCCTCCCACATCACTGTGGTCACTATGTTCTGTGTGCCAGCCATGGTCATGTACATGAAGCCTGGCTCTGAGGCTTTCCTGGAAGAGGACAAGAAGTTGGCCCTGTTCTACAATGTTATCTCTGCTTTCCTCAACCCCATCATCTACAGCCTCCGGAACAAGGACATACAGAGGGCTTTCCTCAAGGTGACAAGCTGGGGCAGGGCCTTCCAGGGAA ACAGCTGGGGAACAGAGAAGCAAGACTCATGA